The Bacteroidota bacterium DNA segment TTTTAGCCTGATAATTGACTGAATACCTCCTGCAGAAATTCTAACCTTTCGTTTTAATTCCTCTTTAACATTTGCCGAAGCTGTTTCAATTGCATAGGCATTTGGGTTGTACTGTATGGTGTAGCCTTTTTTTGCTACACGCAGCGAAACAATAAAATCGTCTAATAAAGTGTCCGGCTCGACATGTTGAAACAATTCGGTTCGAATTGCAAAAAGCTCACCGGCAGCACCAACTACAGAATAAAGTTCGGCATCCCATTTTTTAAGTGTCGATTCGTATTTCCAATAAATACCTTCACCTGCTCCGGCGGCAGCATCAGTCTCGTTGCTAAAAATTCTTTTTTCGCCCGAAACGCAACCTACTTTCGGATTGGCAAATAAATTAACTATCTCGCGAATAGATTCTTTGCCAAGTTGTGTATTTCCATCAGAGAATATTACAATTGGAGTTTTCACAAAATCCATTCCTCTGTTCATTGCTCCAATTTTTCCGGCTCTTGCATCTTGATGGTGCACTTCAACTCCTTCATATTTTCTTAACAAATCAGGAGTTCCATCATCTGAACCATCGGTTACCCACACATGTTTCACTTTTTCTTGTGGATAATCCATCTCGAAGGAGTTTTTTATTTTTTCGTCAACATAATCCTTTTCGTTGTAGGCGGCAACGAATAATGTAACTTCAGGTTCGTAATTTTCATTTCCCTTGAATGGCTTATGAATTCCAAATATTCGTCGTATTTTTATAATAATATATAGCAGAATGCCATATCCGAGATAGGAATAAAAGATTATGAATAAAAATAGCCAAAAAAATATCTCTACTGTTTTCATTTTAATTTGATTAAATTTATAAACTAGTTCAAAACAATGAAACTAAGCAATTAGATAAATAGCTTAAGCTATCAGTTTTGTCTTGAATTGATCTATAAAACATGTTAAGTTTTGTGTATTTTATTATAAATAAAGGTTCAAAATTTTAATAATATCTAAGTTCTCTTTCCTAAGAACTATTTGCTTTTTTCTCATATAAACAGTTAGGAGAATATAAAATTATTTATGCCAAATACATCATAATTAATTGAATTCATCACCATCTGTAAAAAGAATTTTTCTAATTAAATATCAATTATTTTTTCGATTTCGGACGTTCCCATTCCCCTGTTTCATGATTATATTGTTTGATAATACGTGCAGGATTTCCGGCAACTACAGAGAATGGAGGAACATCTCTTGTTACTACGCTTCCTGAGGCAATTATGCTATGTGTACCAATTTTAAGTCCTTGAATAACAACAGAGTTCCCGCCTATCCAAACGTCATCTGCAACAACTGTCCGATTTGGCATTACTCCCTGTTCTTTAATCGGTACAGAAGCATCTTCGAAATTGTGAGTAAGTCCTGTAATTTGTGCTCCACTTCCAATTGTTACCATGTTTCCAAGTGTTACAGGTCCTACGAGTTTCACTCTTGAAGTTACGCCACATCTGTCGCCAATTATGATATCTCCCATACCATTATTTATGATTGCGTAGTCTTCGATAATTGTGCGATAACCAATTTTGAACTTTTTCCCTGGAATTAAATCTAATCTGGCTTTTCGTTTTATTATCGCTCCTTTACCTTTTTTTATCATAAATGGGTAGGCAAGTATTCTAAACCACAGTCTTGGACGCGTAGCATAGCTGTGAACCATTAAATAATGGAGAAACTTTTTTAGTTTTGGTTTTCCTTCTAACATGATAGTTTAAATTATATAGTTAAATATTATTTTTTTACTTTATCTAATGCACTCCATATTTCGTTTACATTATTTTCCCAGGAATGTGTTAGTGCATATTCTCTTCTTTTTTCGGCAATTTCAGGAGTGTGCTCATCTATGGCTTTTTGAATCAATTCAATGTAGTCTTCTTTTGTTACACCAAGATAAACCCAGTCGGCAAAATATTCCATAGCTTTGGTTTGTGTTGCTACTACCGGTTTTCCCATTGCAAGATATTCGTCAATTTTTCTGGGATAGTTTCCAACAGTGGTAATATTTAAAATTTGAGGATTAAGGCATACATCAAATCCTTTAATAAAATTAGGAAGCTGATCGCCAGGTTTTGAGCCTAAAAAGTGTACATTTGGCATCGAGTGCAATTCCGATTTTTTAAAGGCATCGTCTTCAGGGCCAACCAAAACCATTTGCCATTCTTTTTTTGTTTTTGCAATATGCTCTAACAATTTAATATCTAATCGAATACTGGCTATACTACCAACATATCCGATTATAGGTTTTTTGATTGTAGTCAATTCCTCTGCAATGTCAATTTGTCGTTCTTTATAATCGAACAAAGAAACATCGCAACCTTGTCCAACCATATAACTGTCGGGGTTGAATTCCTGGGAATATTCAGAATAGTAAAGCGAATTTGTTACAACTACATCTGCTTTTTTTATGATAATTGCCTCCATTCTTTTCCCATGTGTATTCCAAAACGGAAATGGGCTATTTACCAAATTGTCTCTAATATAATAAATATGTGAATCGTATTCGAGATATTTATCAAGATGAGAGCCCAAAAACATAGAACTGTCGTTGAATAAAATATAGTTTTTGAAATTTAAACTCTTAATTGCAGAATTGACTTGTTTTGCAAAGCGTTTTGAATTTATTTTATTGAAAAAATCAAAAATACATTTGCTGGAAACACTATTTACGGGCTCGACTATAGTGGGCGGATTAAATTCCCAAAGTTGATCCATTACTTTTGAAATGGGCTCTTTTTTACCTTTGATTATCTCAATTCTCCTTGCAATATGTTTTGCATTTTTATTTTTGTAATAGTCAAGCCTGTTTATAGGATTATTAATATACAAAACCC contains these protein-coding regions:
- a CDS encoding glycosyltransferase family 2 protein, producing MKTVEIFFWLFLFIIFYSYLGYGILLYIIIKIRRIFGIHKPFKGNENYEPEVTLFVAAYNEKDYVDEKIKNSFEMDYPQEKVKHVWVTDGSDDGTPDLLRKYEGVEVHHQDARAGKIGAMNRGMDFVKTPIVIFSDGNTQLGKESIREIVNLFANPKVGCVSGEKRIFSNETDAAAGAGEGIYWKYESTLKKWDAELYSVVGAAGELFAIRTELFQHVEPDTLLDDFIVSLRVAKKGYTIQYNPNAYAIETASANVKEELKRKVRISAGGIQSIIRLKELLNPFKYGVLSFQYISHRVLRWTLAPIGLLLLIPLNFLLANNIGGLNNLNLYSFLFYGQIVFYIAALLGWFLEHRKIKVKILFIPYYFFIMNLSVYLGFARFMKGKQSVKWERAKRG
- a CDS encoding acyltransferase, producing the protein MLEGKPKLKKFLHYLMVHSYATRPRLWFRILAYPFMIKKGKGAIIKRKARLDLIPGKKFKIGYRTIIEDYAIINNGMGDIIIGDRCGVTSRVKLVGPVTLGNMVTIGSGAQITGLTHNFEDASVPIKEQGVMPNRTVVADDVWIGGNSVVIQGLKIGTHSIIASGSVVTRDVPPFSVVAGNPARIIKQYNHETGEWERPKSKK
- a CDS encoding glycosyltransferase, whose protein sequence is MIKNRDIVVVGIQAWDIEIGSNCKNIAIEMSKHNRVLYINNPINRLDYYKNKNAKHIARRIEIIKGKKEPISKVMDQLWEFNPPTIVEPVNSVSSKCIFDFFNKINSKRFAKQVNSAIKSLNFKNYILFNDSSMFLGSHLDKYLEYDSHIYYIRDNLVNSPFPFWNTHGKRMEAIIIKKADVVVTNSLYYSEYSQEFNPDSYMVGQGCDVSLFDYKERQIDIAEELTTIKKPIIGYVGSIASIRLDIKLLEHIAKTKKEWQMVLVGPEDDAFKKSELHSMPNVHFLGSKPGDQLPNFIKGFDVCLNPQILNITTVGNYPRKIDEYLAMGKPVVATQTKAMEYFADWVYLGVTKEDYIELIQKAIDEHTPEIAEKRREYALTHSWENNVNEIWSALDKVKK